In Humulus lupulus chromosome 7, drHumLupu1.1, whole genome shotgun sequence, the following are encoded in one genomic region:
- the LOC133792002 gene encoding uncharacterized protein LOC133792002, whose protein sequence is MEQLQEMFRHNFGQACFEEMKKYANVRMVPRMHVLDHFIKMTNYFQEAELHGATIDEETQVGLILNSLAPSFLPFITNYLLNKLKYGMTQLMNELQMFEGIIGGHDKKPVAATEDAPGEANLVSSSKSNKRNKRKNKKVKATTTAKPAKGAVKPAGEKPNAKKAK, encoded by the coding sequence ATGGAGCAGCTTCAGGAAATGTTCAGACACAATTTTGGACAAGCTTGTTTTGAGGAAATGAAGAAGTATGCTAATGTCAGGATGGTGCCTAGAATGCATGTTCTTGATCACTTCATCAAGATGACGAACTACTTTCAAGAGGCAGAATTGCACGGAGCCACCATAGACGAGGAAACTCAAGTGGGACTTATTCTGAATAGTCTTGCTCCTAGTTTTCTTCCATTCATCACCAACTACTTACTAAACAAACTGAAGTACGGAATGACTCAACTCATGAACGAACTTCAAATGTTTGAAGGTATTATTGGTGGACATGACAAGAAGCCTGTTGCTGCTACTGAGGATGCTCCTGGAGAAGCTAACTTAGTTTCATCCTCGAAGAGCAACAAGAGGAATAAGAGAAAGAACAAGAAGGTCAAGGCCACAACTACTGCAAAACCAGCTAAAGGTGCTGTAAAACCTGCTGGGGAAAAACCCAATGCTAAGAAAGCCAAATGA